catgtgagctatccaaatatgttgtTGGTATCATATCACTTGAGACAATCCATATCTTTTGACAGAGGCTAAGTTTTTCAaaccaagggttatctgagcccCAAGTGACCATAACCGAAGAGATGGAAATCATATCCAAGCAATTTGAAGAGTTTGGTGTTTGTGGCAAAGTTACTCAAAAGAGTAAACTCTAGAAAATTGCCTACCCTGATCTAAATtttatgtgtcctcctccagaaAAGGTCAACACCAAAGGTGCTCAGAAGAAACCGATGACCAAATATCAAAGATCAACAAAACGTGAtccatcttactgggagtatgttgatgtttTACATTCTatgcaaaatagtaattcttcagTTAAACGTAGTGCATCATCATCTGACCAGGCAATTCCAAGAAGGACTATGtcaatgttggatcaatttcatccgtTCATTCATGATTCCATTGAAAACATTGTCGATGTCAAAGCTGACGATAATTGTAGATATCATGCAATTGCTgccttattaggtatgggtgaagattcATGGTCATTGGTGCGCAAccatttgcttaaagaacttgccaaATGATCTGATGAGTATATCAACCTCCTTGGTGGCATAGAcaaatttgaggaattaaagaggtccctacttgttgatggatcatccatggtatgtaatttatgttttgttttttattttttttaaatttagtttaaataaatgTAATCTGTATAACTGGTTCACATAGGTTACTATGGATAAGTGAATGGATATAATCAACatgggatatgtcattgcatcaaggtataatattatccttgtatcgttgtcttTGCAataaagcatgacattttttcctcttagaagtcaaccactaACAGATTCTTCTGTGTATCGAGTAATATGTATTGGTAACGTCTTtggcaatcattttgttcaggtagaTTCATCGTAAtcctgtttttaaatttatgaaattaattgtGTTATCATAACTTGAAATTGTTTCTGCATGTGTAACAGATTTATTTAACAAACCGTTGTTCCTTAATGCCTTTAGCTTTGTTATAGTCTAGGAATTGTCATCCTCAAGCAAAGCAGTGGTCAACttcatatgattaattaatcCGTATAACTCATTTAGATTACCTAATCCGTATGTGTCATATGAAAAAACGAAGCAACtatgaaaacaaagaagaaaccTTACCTCAACGACAGTACAATGGTGGAGACTTCCTCAAATCTAGCAATGGAAGCATCGCACAACGGTGGCGCGACACAAACCTAACAATAACGAAGGAAAAAGACTGCACTTcgagaaaggaagaagaaaaatagtagCGGCGGCGTATGAAATATGCAAATGAGGGaggattttaaaaatttaaataaaagacaTTTTTACCATTTTACTTGCATTACTGAATGCACCTAACAAGAGCCTTAAGCCAGATGGGGAGGATTTTGACTTCTatttacaataatattttcaactctaaatggaaataaaaataaaaatggagatTCGTACTCTTCGATCTCCCTTTGATCTTAATGCCTGCATGATTGGTGCTGACAAGCATTAGCCACAATTGGATCCTTTCTCATTCTTTTCATGCCTGCATCCATTAATGCTTTCTTTCATTGTTTACGAAATAGATCCTTTTATACTAATTAAGTCTAACGAGACACGATTATGTTCAGATTTTAAACTTgtcttaaatttgatttcaaaaataatactgatattaaaaaaatacaataataaataagtagATTTATTATCTAACATGGGAATCAACTTGCACGAAATTTTTTCATCTTACTCAATAATAtcaaatttgaatatttgatatACGAttgtatattgatatttttttacaaccAAGTCAGATTTATATCTCAAGAATTATCATGGTTTAAGTAAACCATATAGTCATATAGTATGAGAATCCTTTAGTTTTTGTTTACTAAGAAACTGGCGTTGGCTAGGGTGGGAAAGGGGATTCGGTCTCCCACCATGGAAAAGTCATTTTACATCGTTcgatatattgatttttaaactaatggCCAGGATtgcttctttttacttttttctccttttcccaTTCTATCCCTTTCTTTCCCACTCTCTTTCCTGATTCCTGATTCATCAGTCATCTCACGTGATAGACAATTTCAGAGTCTGAATACACACTCCATCCATGGATCAAACATACTTTCAGCCAACATCACTTTCATTTGTTCATCAAATCCATTTTTTCATCACCGTAATAAATAAAgagatgaaataaaaattaaaaaaaaaacaaaaccaaaaagtGCATGAGATCAAGAAAAGATAGAAGGAAACATAAATCAGTAAAAAAAACGAGGATAAAAGGATCAACTTTCTACTCCATCACCGCATCAGGGTCTAGCTGGGGACATgataggtgcacccaacaaattTTTGAATGGGCAAAAATGCCCTTGTGTCAATCTGTTCATCccgaagaaggttcttccagaATAACTACCGGAAGTAAGTACTATAAGAACTTCTTATTCCAGAATACAAAGTTCTTCTTCTGgaagaagaaccttcttccttctttcggaagaaggtttttattggaaaatatttttttaaaaaaattaatgggcCAAGACTCGAACCCAAGATTCTGGGGTTATTATGACAATGATCTAACCAACTAAGCTAATGAATCAATtacgttataaaataaataatattagtatacataaattattactatACATAATTATCACTAACATTTATAATGCatatttaatgcgcatgtaaacttgaataataaatatttacttatgtaatctgtatattttttaaaaaataaaaaatattttttatgacaacattttatttgtattacaaaatttaatatatattaaataaatattatttattttataacaacgtgaattaaatatgcattaaattttataatagtaatccgaattaaaaaaaaaattaatgcaagCTTTGGTTTTCTTAAAGTTTTAATGACAATTTTGCCCctatcttgtttttctttaaatttactgCGCCTTTCGATTTTATGCTTCCTTTGTGTTTCACTTTGACTCTCTTCCTGTGTGCTGGGTGGTTTTTGCAAGTTTGTTGGAAGTAGCTGTTTGGTGAAGGTTAAATATTGGTGGTTTCTATCGTAGTTGCTCTTCTTATTCCCTTGGAGGTACGCATTTTGTGgtttttttggtctttttttTGGTGTTCATATGTTACAGAAGAAGCAGTAAAATGTCGAGGAAGGTTATTCAGTAAAAACTTCTTTCGGAAGAAGTTCCTTCTTTCGGAAGAAGCTCTTCTGGAAGTTGATGCTACTTATTTCGAAAGAAGGTCTTTCGTAATAAGGTGTGTCAGCTTCCgaaagaacttcttccggaaactgtattttttttaatttttttggaattgtgtttttaaatttgtgaaaaaattaatatatatgaatattataatttataatatttgtatttgatatttttaaaattatggataattggtttaattaggtataataatTTAGgtatattattaaatgatttagataaaataattgtattttgttgtagtagtaaaatgttttattagttgttataGTGTTAactttagtttaagtaaataatttagttttaacttttgtattacttgtgtatgatgcataatttaataatatgtcgttaagatggacgaagatcaatggatgtatgactatatgatgtcacaagaagttcatatggattatgataatgaagaagaatgtggtgtaaatgaaccacatgttgattgtttgaATGCTTTTAATACCTATCAGGTAATCATGTTCATTAGTTTGAGTCATTTGGTTGAATGtatgttttgtataaaaattaatatgtcggAGTTGCGTTGTAGGTCTTTGGTACTCGAGATATTGTTTTGCAGTGGGCTCGAATAGTTGCCTATGAAAACGGAattgttgcagtgattatgaggtctgacacaaatactggtagtagaggaagaagttcatttgtgttaattgggtgtgaaaggagtggtctgtacaagtgtaggaataaagaattcgttagaagagacactgggagtaggaaatgtggttgtcctttcaggcttcgtgggaaaccaatgcatggaggggaaggttggatggtgaagttaatcTATGGGATTCACAAttatgaattggccaagtccttagttggacatccataccctgggcgattgactaaggatgaaaagaaaattattgctgatatgacaaagtcgatggtgaaaccaaaaaacatcttgctaacgttgaaggagcacaatgccaacAGTTGCACCACGATCAAGCAAATTTGCAATGCAAGAAGTGtatatcgttcttcaataagaggagctgataccaaaatgcaacatctgatgaagcttctcgaacgtgatcaatatattcattggcatagattgaaggatgaagttgtggtgcgtgatctattttggtgtcacccagatgcagtaaagttatgcaatgcatgtcatttggtgttttttatagatagtacctacaaaacaaacaggtacaaacttccactacttgactttgttggggtgacaccaatggcgatgacattctctgctgagTTTGCATATTTGGAGAgtgagcgtgttaataatattgtatggacTTTGGAACGGTTTCGAGGtctatttttaagaaacgatTGTCTCCctgttgttattgtcactgacagagacctaacATTGATTAATGCAGTAAAAACTGTGTTCCCAGAGTGTACaaacttgttgtgcaggtttcacatcGATAAGAATGTCAAGGCGAAGTACAAATCTTTAATCGGTCAAAAAAAAATGCCTGGGACTATGTGATGGATAACTGGGatactttggttgattgtccgtccgaacAACAATTCGCTGAGTCCCTTCAGAAGTTTCAAATTGCTTGTTCACCTTGGCCAATGTTCGTTGACTATGataacgacacatggattatcccccacaaggaaaaattaattACAGCTTGGACGAATAAagtcatgcacctaggcaacacaacaacaaacaggtattaaaatcttattttttttctagtaaggattattaataaatggtatttaattgttgtatatttttcaatgtttgttgtgtattttaaatgtagggttgaatcagctcattgggctctAAAAAGAGTATTAtaaaatagccttggagacctgtgtagtgtttgggatgccatgaacaacatgatcacactGCAACACgttgaaattaaagcatcctttgaaaccagtacgcatgtgactggacatgtatttaaaaaaaccttatacaagaggcttgttggaatggtttcaaggaATGCTTTAAATGAGATTGCTAGTGAGGTTGAGCGTCTACATTATCTCGGCAAAGATCCCTCTTCTtttggttgtgtgatgagaagcacgctcggtcttccttgtgcatgtgagctttctaggtatatTGCTGGCAGCATCCCAGTGGATTCAGTCCATATgttctggaggagactttgctttttagaccaagggttatgtgaggccGAAGTcagcatcaaggaagagattgAGACCATATCTAAAAGATTTGAGGAACTTGATGTGTGTGGCAAACTAACTCtcaagagtaaacttcgagatattgcataccctgatcataactctatgtgccTCCTCCCtcaaaggtcaacactaaaggtgcactgaataaaccgatgaaaagaagtcaaagatccacaaagcgtgatccgtcttactgggagtatgttgatgtttttcattctgttcaaagc
The nucleotide sequence above comes from Glycine soja cultivar W05 chromosome 11, ASM419377v2, whole genome shotgun sequence. Encoded proteins:
- the LOC114372951 gene encoding uncharacterized protein LOC114372951, giving the protein MCPPPEKVNTKGAQKKPMTKYQRSTKRDPSYWEYVDVLHSMQNSNSSVKRSASSSDQAIPRRTMSMLDQFHPFIHDSIENIVDVKADDNCRYHAIAALLGMGEDSWSLVRNHLLKELAK